The proteins below are encoded in one region of Lactuca sativa cultivar Salinas chromosome 3, Lsat_Salinas_v11, whole genome shotgun sequence:
- the LOC111904356 gene encoding berberine bridge enzyme-like 22, which yields MAHLPLVVTYVFLVAIGSTIPIDAIATRKTFLSCMNKSFVPFATTSRYVYTQDMPMYSSLVSSQHNPRCSNSTASKRPVGIVTPENEAEIRAAILCSREQGLQVRIRSGGHDYEGLSYICKTPFIIIDMRNLRSITIDIKHETAWVQSGATLGELYYHIAKKSQTHGFPAGICPSVGVGGHFSGGGFGAMVRKYGLAADHIIDAYLIDAKGRLINRETMGEDLFWAIRGGGGASFGVIISWKIKLVRVPPKVTVFNVHKSMNRQNTEIVHRWQHVAHKVQNELFIRVIIQYIHDDKNTSVQALFNSLFLGEVKDLIPLMDESFPELGLEPEDCTEMSWIESVLYFAGFTSGEPLEVLLGNETDPYVSYFKAKSDFVTKTIPKHVFEIIRKKFLQQKLVFLIMDPYGGRMSEIPESRIPFPHREGNLYNIQYLVKWEVNGVRASNEHIHWLRALYRYMEPHVSKHPRSAYLNYRDLDLGTNPHANTTYSEARKWGEKYFKGNFKRLAQVKSSIDPYNFFRNEQSIPLH from the coding sequence ATGGCCCATCTCCCTCTAGTAGTAACTTATGTTTTCTTGGTTGCAATTGGATCTACAATACCTATCGATGCAATTGCAACCCGCAAAACATTTCTTTCTTGTATGAATAAATCCTTTGTCCCGTTTGCTACAACCTCAAGATACGTGTACACACAAGACATGCCAATGTACTCATCCCTAGTGTCTTCTCAACACAATCCTAGGTGCTCTAATTCAACTGCATCTAAAAGACCAGTTGGAATTGTCACACCAGAAAACGAAGCCGAGATACGTGCAGCTATTCTTTGTAGCCGAGAACAAGGACTCCAAGTCAGGATCCGAAGCGGTGGCCATGACTATGAAGGCCTTTCATACATTTGCAAAACACCTTTTATCATTATTGACATGAGAAACCTTCGTTCAATTACCATCGACATTAAGCATGAAACTGCATGGGTCCAATCGGGGGCCACACTCGGGGAGCTTTACTACCACATCGCAAAGAAAAGTCAAACTCACGGATTCCCGGCGGGGATATGTCCAAGTGTCGGTGTTGGTGGCCACTTTAGCGGTGGAGGGTTCGGTGCCATGGTGAGGAAATACGGCCTAGCGGCCGATCACATCATCGACGCTTACTTAATAGACGCGAAAGGGCGGCTCATTAATCGGGAAACAATGGGTGAAGATCTTTTTTGGGCAATTAGAGGTGGTGGAGGAGCGAGCTTTGGTGTTATTATCTCATGGAAAATCAAACTCGTTAGGGTTCCGCCAAAAGTTACGGTGTTCAACGTTCACAAAAGCATGAATCGACAAAATACCGAAATTGTCCATCGATGGCAACATGTTGCGCATAAGGTTCAAAATGAACTTTTCATTAGAGTAATTATACAATATATACACGATGATAAGAATACATCCGTTCAAGCGTTGTTTAACTCGTTGTTCTTGGGAGAAGTCAAAGATCTAATCCCGTTAATGGACGAAAGCTTCCCGGAactagggttagagccagaagatTGTACCGAAATGAGTTGGATAGAGTCGGTTCTCTACTTTGCAGGATTCACGAGTGGGGAACCTTTGGAGGTGTTACTTGGAAATGAAACCGACCCTTACGTAAGCTACTTCAAGGCAAAATCCGATTTTGTGACGAAAACTATACCAAAACACGTATTTGAAATAATACGGAAAAAGTTCCTTCAACAAAAACTTGTGTTCTTGATAATGGATCCGTATGGTGGACGGATGAGTGAGATCCCAGAATCTCGTATTCCATTCCCACATAGAGAAGGGAATTTGTACAACATACAATATTTGGTGAAATGGGAAGTGAATGGTGTTCGGGCATCAAACGAGCATATACATTGGCTTAGGGCGTTGTATAGGTACATGGAACCTCATGTCTCGAAACACCCGAGAAGTGCGTACCTTAATTATCGAGATCTTGACCTCGGAACAAACCCACATGCAAACACGACTTACTCTGAAGCTCGTAAATGGGGTGAGAAATACTTTAAGGGAAATTTTAAAAGATTGGCTCAAGTTAAGAGCAGTATAGACCCATATAACTTTTTTAGAAATGAACAAAGTATTCCACTTCATTAA
- the LOC111904357 gene encoding probable LRR receptor-like serine/threonine-protein kinase At3g47570, producing MKSRIAFYFSSLVTILITTTMIFVSHGSNETDYQALLQFKSMITNDPLSSWNTSFHFCDWRGVSCGKRHRRVTSLSLNSRGLQGSLSPHVGNLSFLRQLDLMNNSFQGTIPNELSRLSRLNFLYLGINKFEGVIPTNLSHCSNIERLSLASNKLVGSIPKELGFLSKLTAISVQDNNLTGGLSSFLGNITSIKVFSARNNPLGGSIPETLGHWKSLTEFYCGGCNLYGNIPHSIFNLSLLTRFSLARNQLTGDLPSAIGEMLPNLELLQLSRNLLTGPLSPSISNMSNLTFLEVNNNNFSGKLTTDFGKLKNIYFLSLAFNSFRSGEADSMKFLDTLGNCTRLELLRLDNCKFQGVLPTTIGNLSDQLGLLNLEGNYLYGNLPSSIGNLVGLETLVLARNGFTGKIPSTFGKLQKLQIVDLSRNQFLGPIPDAIGNLSLLITLDISFNRLESHIPSSIGNCHQLSELYLNDNKINGKIPIQLVQLSTLSIALILSRNNLSGSLPIEVGKLTMLTSLDLSDNNLSGDIPSSLGSCTSLVFFSLKGNLFQGTIPSSLSSMRGASKLDLSHNNLSGQIPRFLEGFILLEYVNLSFNDLEGEVPVIGVFANSSAFSILGNTKLCGGLAELGLPKCNKMNRNHKKRFPLFIILLIPIASTFSIVLCFVYVWCKKKKDQPCQSSPEAQSNMQVLSYSQLLKATNGFSKDNLIGEGGFSSVYKGTTDHDDKFVAVKVLRLQTRGAHKSFIAECEAWRNIRHRNLLKIINICSSVDFQGNEFKALVYEFMPNGSLHDWLHSSATKSRLNLLQRINILIDVASALDYLHNHCLPTIVHCDLKPSNILLDHEMVAHVGDFGLAKFLGTNSNQNSTSGIRGTIGYAPPEYGIGNEMTSSGDVYSFGILLLETMTGKRPTDNTFNEGLNIHKFAYMALPDHVTDVIDHDLLNFLQEDVIDTKCTLKNAKNIEECLSSTIKIGVSCSMDSPSQRMKIEKVVNELRHILDMLLNM from the exons ATGAAGTCTCGTATAGCCTTCTACTTTTCTAGTCTTGTAACAATTCTGATTACCACCACCATGATCTTTGTTTCCCATGGCAGTAATGAAACTGATTATCAGGCGTTGTTGCAGTTCAAGTCGATGATCACCAATGATCCACTAAGCTCATGGAACACTTCCTTTCATTTCTGTGATTGGAGGGGTGTTTCATGTGGGAAGCGTCATAGAAGAGTGACTTCTCTAAGTCTGAATTCGCGAGGGCTTCAAGGCTCATTGTCTCCTCATGTAGGGAACCTCAGTTTCCTTCGTCAGCTTGATCTCATGAACAACAGCTTTCAAGGAACGATCCCTAATGAACTCAGTCGTCTATCCAGACTAAATTTCCTCTATCTTGGCATTAACAAATTCGAAGGAGTCATTCCAACCAACTTGTCTCATTGTTCTAACATTGAAAGGCTTAGTCTTGCTTCCAACAAGCTAGTTGGAAGCATTCCCAAAGAGTTGGGTTTTCTCTCGAAACTTACTGCAATTAGTGTTCAGGATAATAACTTAACAGGTGGACTCTCGTCTTTCTTGGGGAATATAACATCGATAAAAGTTTTCTCTGCTAGAAACAATCCCTTGGGTGGGAGCATTCCAGAAACCCTAGGCCATTGGAAAAGCTTAACAGAATTTTACTGTGGTGGTTGTAACTTATATGGAAACATCCCGCATTCCATTTTTAACCTCTCGCTCCTAACTCGTTTTTCCTTGGCTAGGAATCAGCTTACTGGTGATCTTCCCTCAGCCATAGGTGAAATGCTCCCGAATCTTGAGCTCCTTCAGTTGTCAAGGAACCTGCTGACTGGACCTCTTTCACCCTCGATATCGAATATGTCCAATTTGACATTTCTTGAAGTGAATAACAACAATTTTAGCGGGAAGCTGACTACAGACTTTGGAAAACTAAAAAATATCTATTTTCTCTCCTTAGCTTTTAACAGCTTTAGATCTGGAGAAGCCGATTCTATGAAGTTTCTTGATACTTTGGGAAATTGCACTAGATTAGAGCTGTTACGTCTTGATAATTGCAAGTTTCAAGGAGTGCTGCCAACAACAATTGGTAATCTTTCTGATCAACTCGGTCTTTTGAATTTAGAAGGCAATTATTTATATGGAAATCTTCCTTCAAGTATAGGCAATCTAGTTGGCTTAGAGACTTTAGTATTAGCACGTAATGGATTCACAGGAAAAATCCCTTCCACCTTCGGTAAGCTTCAAAAGCTACAAATTGTTGATCTATCTAGAAACCAATTTTTGGGGCCAATTCCTGATGCTATTGGGAACTTATCATTGTTGATAACACTTGACATAAGTTTCAACAGATTGGAATCGCATATTCCATCAAGCATAGGAAATTGTCATCAACTTTCGGAGTTGTATCTTAATGATAAtaaaatcaatggcaaaatacCTATACAACTTGTTCAACTTTCAACTCTAAGCATAGCATTAATTCTTTCTCGAAACAATTTGTCTGGGTCACTTCCAATAGAGGTTGGGAAACTCACGATGTTGACTTCTCTGGATTTGTCTGATAATAATTTATCAGGTGACATTCCTAGTAGCCTTGGCAGTTGCACTAGCCTTGTATTCTTCTCCTTAAAGGGAAACCTATTTCAAGGCACGATACCATCGTCATTAAGTTCCATGAGAGGAGCTTCAAAACTCGATCTTTCTCATAATAATTTATCGGGTCAAATTCCTcgattcttggaagggtttatcTTATTAGAATATGTAAACCTGTCATTTAATGATCTTGAGGGTGAAGTACCAGTGATAGGAGTGTTTGCCAATTCAAGTGCATTCTCTATTTTGGGGAATACTAAGCTTTGTGGTGGTTTGGCTGAACTAGGGTTGCCCAAATGCAACAAGATGAATAGAAATCATAAAAAAAGGTTTCCTTTGTTCATAATACTACTCATTCCGATTGCATCCACCTTTTCCATCGTTTTATGTTTTGTGTATGTTTGGTGTAAGAAAAAGAAGGACCAACCATGTCAATCATCGCCGGAAGCACAATCCAATATGCAAGTATTGTCATACAGTCAACTTCTCAAGGCTACCAATGGCTTCTCTAAAGATAATTTAATCGGCGAGGGTGGCTTCAGCTCTGTTTACAAAGGAACCACCGATCATGATGATAAATTTGTTGCAGTCAAAGTTCTACGTCTTCAAACTCGAGGAGCTCACAAAAGCTTTATAGCAGAGTGTGAAGCATGGCGGAATATTCGACACCGAAATCTATTGAAGATAATAAATATATGTTCAAGCGTTGACTTTCAAGGCAATGAATTCAAAGCTCTAGTGTATGAGTTCATGCCCAATGGGAGTTTACATGATTGGTTGCATTCAAGTGCGACTAAATCGAGGCTCAACCTTCTTCAAAGAATAAATATTCTCATCGATGTGGCATCTGCACTTGATTATCTTCACAATCACTGCCTACCAACTATCGTTCATTGTGATCTAAAGCCTAGCAACATTCTGCTTGATCATGAAATGGTGGCTCATGTTGGAGACTTTGGTTTAGCTAAATTTCTTGGAACAAATTCAAACCAAAATAGCACAAGTGGCATTAGAGGAACAATTGGGTATGCACCTCCAG AGTATGGTATCGGTAATGAGATGACAAGTAGTGGGGATGTCTACAGTTTTGGAATACTATTGTTGGAGACGATGACAGGGAAAAGGCCGACAGACAACACCTTTAATGAAGGTCTTAATATTCATAAGTTTGCTTACATGGCGTTGCCAGACCATGTAACCGATGTTATTGATCATGATCTTTTGAATTTTCTTCAAGAGGATGTTATTGATACAAAATGTACGTTAAAAAATGCAAAGAATATAGAGGAATGTTTGTCTTCAACTATCAAGATTGGAGTATCATGCTCCATGGACTCCCCATCACAACGGATGAAAATCGAAAAGGTTGTCAATGAGTTGCGACATATTTTGGATATGCTTCTGAATATGTGA
- the LOC111904363 gene encoding uncharacterized protein LOC111904363, with product MRVDSSEITVNGSMSASAFAAWLLRIGDEAIGVPDKDDPQDSSFIEIPDSLLIKPGSESLKTLIHFVYGDTTLTTPTVADLLVKAIVSLTNDTADDINEQIIKMVTSDGRTYNSLDTIQPNGKYMSDFEGLYPIEYLNHLTFPGIPPHELKLKIHCPIMLLRNINQKQGLCNGTSLIVSQLLPNVIKATIMTGTCIGKRVYIPRIKFIHKSLDIPFTFSRKQFPLKVCYAMTINKSQGQSLRRIGVYLPQPVFSHGQLYVALSRATSPDSIKILL from the coding sequence ATGCGAGTTGACTCATCCGAAATAACCGTTAATGGTTCGATGTCTGCATCGGCTTTTGCAGCATGGTTGCTGCGCATCGGAGACGAAGCTATTGGTGTACCAGACAAGGACGACCCACAAGACTCGAGCTTCATCGAAATTCCAGATTCTCTCCTGATAAAACCAGGATCTGAGTCTCTGAAAACCCTTATACACTTTGTTTATGGAGATACCACACTTACAACCCCAACCGTGGCTGACCTTTTAGTGAAAGCAATTGTGTCACTTACGAATGATACAGCTGATGACATAAATGAACAGATCATAAAGATGGTTACATCGGACGGAAGAACGTATAACAGTTTAGATACAATCCAACCAAATGGAAAATATATGTCAGATTTCGAAGGCCTATATCCGATTGAATACCTAAACCACTTAACCTTTCCAGGAATACCCCCGCATGAACTGAAACTCAAAATACATTGTCCAATAATGCTCTTACGAAACATCAACCAAAAACAAGGCTTATGTAATGGCACAAGTTTGATAGTTTCCCAGTTGCTACCAAACGTAATTAAAGCAACAATCATGACTGGAACTTGCATTGGAAAACGTGTATACATACCACGTATAAAGTTTATACATAAGTCGCTAGACATACCCTTCACTTTCTCACGAAAACAGTTCCCATTGAAAGTCTGCTATGCAATGACAATCAATAAGAGCCAAGGGCAATCTTTGCGTAGAATTGGAGTTTACTTACCACAACCTGTCTTTTCACACGGTCAACTTTATGTCGCCCTTTCACGAGCAACGTCACCAGATTCGATAAAAATACTACTATAG